The Chitinophagales bacterium genome has a segment encoding these proteins:
- a CDS encoding sulfotransferase domain-containing protein: MKEDSQVQKLKSFKAFHVIRDPRDIIVSGYYSHLYTHSTEGWSTLEEHRKALQDLNKDEGLLKEIEFSSYFINFLKGWNFNDERILEIKFEQLTKQPEQYIKEICKHLNIYTNKKIPLFISLLIRYINLVLRKTKLGKIPFHVSDNYINYICKKRSFKNMSKGRKKGDENTNSHYRKGESGDWKNHFKQEHIDKFKELYPNLIENLGYEPF, translated from the coding sequence ATGAAGGAGGATAGTCAAGTCCAAAAATTAAAGTCATTTAAAGCATTTCATGTAATTAGAGATCCTAGAGATATTATTGTTTCTGGATACTATTCCCATTTATACACACACAGCACAGAAGGTTGGAGTACTTTAGAGGAACATAGAAAAGCATTACAAGACTTAAATAAAGACGAAGGGCTACTAAAAGAAATCGAGTTTTCTTCCTATTTTATAAATTTTCTAAAAGGTTGGAATTTTAATGATGAAAGAATTTTAGAAATAAAATTTGAACAACTTACTAAACAACCAGAACAATACATAAAAGAAATATGTAAGCATTTAAATATTTATACAAACAAAAAAATACCATTATTCATCTCTCTACTCATAAGATATATCAATCTAGTGCTAAGAAAAACGAAACTAGGTAAAATTCCTTTTCATGTATCAGATAATTATATCAATTATATTTGTAAAAAAAGAAGCTTTAAAAACATGAGTAAAGGAAGAAAAAAAGGCGATGAAAACACCAACTCTCATTACCGAAAAGGAGAATCTGGCGATTGGAAAAACCACTTTAAACAAGAACATATTGATAAATTTAAAGAACTATATCCAAACCTTATAGAAAACTTAGGATATGAACCTTTTTAG
- a CDS encoding glycosyltransferase family 2 protein translates to MDLSIIIINYNTFELTSKCIESLYQYNSGFNYEIILVDNASVECNADLFKEKFPNIILIKSKENLGFAGGNNLGISHAKGEYILLLNSDTELIENSIKISLDFYKSKKNIAVLSCKLIFPNGNHQSVAQRFPSIKYKLIELFRLQKLLSKQKASKLLLGAFFNHNETVEVDWVWGAFFMFKKSLLDELPNKKLNDDYFMYWEDVQWCYDFVQLGYKNYYLATTKVVHKMGGSAGKKNELMLMNEQYFYQRNYSNLKRWLINKFDKWLII, encoded by the coding sequence ATGGATCTCTCTATAATCATCATCAATTATAATACTTTTGAACTTACCTCAAAATGTATAGAAAGTTTGTATCAATACAATAGTGGATTTAACTATGAAATTATTCTAGTAGACAATGCTTCTGTTGAGTGCAATGCTGACTTATTCAAAGAAAAATTTCCAAATATTATTTTAATTAAATCAAAAGAAAATTTAGGATTTGCAGGAGGAAATAATTTAGGCATTTCACATGCAAAAGGAGAGTACATTTTATTACTAAATAGTGATACTGAACTCATTGAAAACAGTATCAAAATAAGTTTAGATTTTTATAAATCAAAAAAGAATATTGCTGTCCTTTCTTGCAAACTAATATTTCCAAATGGTAACCATCAATCAGTAGCACAACGATTTCCATCTATAAAATATAAATTGATAGAATTGTTTCGCCTACAAAAACTACTATCAAAACAAAAAGCAAGTAAATTATTATTAGGTGCATTTTTTAACCACAATGAAACCGTAGAAGTAGATTGGGTTTGGGGTGCTTTTTTTATGTTTAAGAAGAGTCTTTTAGATGAATTGCCTAACAAAAAACTAAACGATGACTATTTTATGTATTGGGAAGATGTACAATGGTGCTACGATTTTGTACAATTAGGATATAAAAATTACTATCTTGCAACTACAAAAGTAGTACATAAAATGGGTGGTAGTGCAGGAAAGAAAAATGAATTAATGCTTATGAATGAACAATATTTTTATCAAAGAAATTATAGCAATTTAAAACGATGGTTAATTAATAAATTTGATAAATGGTTAATAATATAA
- a CDS encoding glycosyltransferase family 2 protein has translation MVNNINLSIIIPTKNRPEILKQTLEQALIAIENTNVTVFVINDGEELKNKIEDQQIKYCSNPKTGVSSARNYGASLANSNWLLFLDDDMWISKQSVEAYKNIIKQDDSNSVYCLNWEYPKQLNKKLRNSKVGRYILNAAYNTMKGRISKNLVWNNAFEPINGIGSGSLLISKTIFNKVNGYNENIAFQGEDVDLSYKLKKNNLNIKTYTPITCYHNQQDRLDIKGYLDREYNGYVSQLNSEKVGYIHTIQNLSDKKTAFYKMLIPFEPIFLFLFTLMPNISLFDFISFRLIGILSSIQKVKAEKTIK, from the coding sequence ATGGTTAATAATATAAATTTAAGTATTATCATTCCTACAAAAAATCGACCTGAAATTCTTAAACAAACATTAGAGCAAGCACTTATTGCTATTGAAAACACAAATGTTACGGTTTTTGTAATAAATGATGGAGAAGAGCTAAAAAATAAAATAGAAGATCAGCAAATAAAATATTGTAGTAATCCAAAAACTGGAGTTTCTTCTGCAAGAAACTATGGTGCTTCTTTGGCAAATTCAAATTGGTTATTATTTTTAGATGATGATATGTGGATTAGCAAACAATCCGTTGAGGCCTATAAAAATATTATTAAACAAGACGATAGTAACTCTGTCTACTGTTTAAATTGGGAATATCCAAAACAACTTAATAAAAAACTTAGAAACTCAAAAGTTGGCAGATATATTTTAAATGCAGCTTACAATACCATGAAAGGAAGAATTTCTAAAAATCTAGTTTGGAATAATGCTTTTGAACCAATAAATGGAATAGGTAGTGGCTCTCTATTAATTAGTAAAACTATATTTAATAAAGTAAATGGTTATAATGAAAATATAGCATTTCAAGGAGAAGATGTAGACCTATCTTATAAATTAAAAAAAAATAATTTAAACATTAAAACATATACTCCTATAACCTGTTATCACAACCAACAAGACAGATTAGATATAAAAGGATATTTAGATAGAGAATATAATGGATATGTTTCTCAATTAAACTCTGAAAAAGTTGGATATATTCATACTATTCAAAATCTATCTGACAAAAAAACAGCTTTTTACAAAATGCTTATTCCTTTTGAACCAATTTTTCTTTTCCTTTTTACTTTAATGCCAAACATTTCTCTTTTCGATTTTATTTCGTTTCGATTAATTGGTATCTTGTCATCAATTCAAAAGGTTAAAGCAGAGAAAACAATAAAATGA
- a CDS encoding glycosyltransferase family 4 protein — protein MTKHILYIISHIDKALEFEWVAELIDKSKFQISFISINDNADTALHRFCEQHQIPFYYVEYHGKKNILSAIKKTYLLLKEIKPQVVHAHLFEGGLIGITAAWLAKIKHRIYTRHYSNYHHKYAPSGVKFDKWINKKATHIVSITQMVSDILIRQENVPANKITLIHHGFPINHFLTCSEERITNLKIKHQIPFDKKIIGVISRYTYWKGVQDIIPAFQKLYEKNKNLHLILANANGDYKKEIHELLLQLPNDSYTEISFEQDNVALFYSFDVFVHCPIDEYSEAFGQIYIEALLCQIPSVFTKSGIGSEIAVDKETCLVVPHQNSEAISNAINQLLNDETLCNKLKENGLTIAKNFTIENKVNSLENLYSI, from the coding sequence ATGACCAAGCACATTTTATACATCATATCACACATAGATAAAGCACTCGAGTTTGAATGGGTTGCTGAGCTAATTGATAAAAGCAAATTTCAAATTTCATTTATTTCTATTAATGATAATGCAGACACTGCTTTACATCGTTTTTGTGAACAACACCAAATTCCTTTTTATTATGTAGAATATCATGGCAAAAAGAACATTCTATCTGCTATTAAAAAAACATATCTACTATTAAAAGAAATAAAGCCACAAGTAGTTCATGCTCATTTATTTGAAGGGGGCTTAATTGGCATTACAGCTGCTTGGTTGGCAAAAATTAAACATAGAATTTATACCAGACATTATTCTAACTATCATCACAAATATGCACCAAGTGGCGTAAAGTTTGATAAATGGATTAACAAAAAAGCTACACATATTGTTTCCATTACACAAATGGTATCTGATATTCTAATACGGCAAGAAAATGTTCCTGCAAACAAAATTACACTCATACACCATGGTTTTCCAATCAATCATTTTTTAACTTGTTCTGAAGAACGCATTACCAATCTAAAAATCAAACATCAAATTCCTTTCGATAAAAAAATAATTGGCGTTATTTCTAGATATACTTATTGGAAAGGTGTTCAAGATATTATTCCTGCATTTCAAAAATTATACGAAAAAAACAAAAATCTACATTTAATTTTAGCAAATGCTAATGGCGATTACAAAAAAGAAATTCACGAATTATTGCTTCAATTACCAAATGATAGCTATACAGAAATTTCTTTTGAACAAGATAATGTAGCATTATTTTATAGTTTTGATGTTTTTGTGCATTGTCCAATAGATGAATATTCCGAAGCATTTGGTCAGATTTATATAGAAGCATTGCTTTGTCAAATTCCATCTGTATTTACAAAATCTGGAATTGGTAGCGAAATAGCAGTTGATAAAGAAACATGTTTAGTGGTACCACATCAAAATAGCGAAGCAATTAGTAACGCAATAAACCAATTATTAAATGATGAAACGCTTTGCAATAAATTAAAAGAAAATGGATTGACTATTGCTAAAAATTTTACAATAGAAAACAAAGTAAATAGCTTAGAAAATTTATATTCCATTTAA
- a CDS encoding glycosyltransferase family 2 protein, which translates to MSETFISIVVPTYNRAHLIADTIQSLIDINYINYEIIIVDDGSTDNTEDIIKPFLKENIHYFKKNNAERAAARNFGANKAKGEYINFFDSDDLALENHLLVANNLIVQKNHPEWFHLAYAWAETDKSIRNVVNNFKGETLNNIICNGNPLSCNGVFIRKDIILNQPFNETRSLSASEDYDLWLKLAARYPLYYSNEVTSLIIDHDARSVRVMDAQKIIDRLKIFTASVFADEKIKQSFSKQLNTIQMYADLYIAVHLATTPKYKLQSIKYLCKTVFTDIGVLKTKAFYATIKNILIKW; encoded by the coding sequence ATGAGTGAAACATTTATCAGTATTGTTGTTCCAACATATAATAGAGCTCATTTAATAGCTGATACTATTCAATCATTAATTGATATAAATTATATAAATTATGAAATAATAATAGTTGATGATGGAAGTACTGATAATACAGAAGATATTATAAAACCATTTCTAAAAGAAAATATTCATTACTTCAAAAAAAACAACGCCGAAAGAGCAGCTGCTAGAAATTTTGGTGCAAATAAAGCCAAAGGAGAGTACATAAATTTTTTCGATAGTGACGATCTTGCTCTAGAAAATCATCTTTTGGTTGCTAACAATTTAATCGTACAAAAAAATCATCCAGAATGGTTTCATCTAGCTTATGCTTGGGCAGAGACTGATAAAAGTATTAGAAATGTAGTAAATAATTTTAAAGGAGAAACATTAAACAACATTATTTGTAATGGCAATCCATTAAGTTGTAATGGTGTTTTTATAAGAAAAGATATTATCTTAAATCAACCATTTAATGAAACAAGAAGTTTATCTGCATCCGAGGATTATGATTTATGGTTAAAATTAGCAGCGCGTTATCCTTTATACTATTCTAATGAAGTAACTTCTTTAATTATTGATCATGATGCGAGAAGCGTTAGAGTAATGGATGCTCAAAAAATTATTGATAGACTAAAAATCTTTACTGCTTCTGTTTTTGCAGATGAAAAAATCAAACAATCGTTTTCAAAACAATTAAATACAATACAAATGTATGCCGACTTATATATTGCGGTACATTTGGCAACAACACCTAAATACAAATTGCAAAGCATAAAATATTTATGCAAAACAGTATTTACAGATATTGGTGTATTAAAAACTAAAGCATTCTATGCTACAATAAAAAACATATTAATAAAATGGTAA